The window aggggtgcgtcacttgagtgggttgagtcactcaagtgaccccccccccccccccccttgggttgtgccgtggcggagatctttgtcgGCTATacccggccttgtctcaggatggtaagttggtggttgaagatatccctctagtggtgtgggggctgtgctttggcaaagtgggtggggttatatctttcctgtttggccctgtccaggggtatcatcggatggggccacagtgtctcctgacccctcctgtctccgcctccagtatttatgtgtcgggggatagggtcagtttgttatatctggagtacttctcctgtcttatccattgtcctgtgtgaatttaagtatgctctctctaattctctctttctctctttctttctctctctcagaggacctgagccctaggaccatgcctcaggactacctggcatgatgactccttgctgtccccagtccacctggccgtgctgctgctccagtttcaactgttctgcctgtgattattattatttgaccatgctggtcatttatgaacattttaacatcttggccatgttctgttataatctccacccggcacagccaggagaagactggccacccctcatagcctggttcctctctaggtttcttcctacgtTTTGgccttgcttgctgtttggggttttaggctgggtttctgtacagcactttgagatatcagctgatttacgaagggctatataaattgatttgatttgatttgatcaagtaTTTCCCCCAAGTTAGCCTACAAAGTGACTGAATCAGTTATCTCTTATAGAAATTAGATGAGGCAGTATGCAATGATATTTCATTATTAATTCATAATGGCTTGACTAACGGGATTCTCCTTGAACCACGAAGGTACAAAACATGTAACATAAGGAGTGTGTCATGGGGAGACTGGTGGATGGAGAAGGAAAAATGGACCTCCGTCGGTGACGTGTATTTTCTACCAGTTCTTGGGATTGTTTTGTATCGCACTCCTTATCAGCTTTAGCCTAATATTTTACAACGGTGTCATTTTATTATGTAAATGTACTGTACTCCATTGATACATGGCCATGATACAAGGACAGAAAAGTTTGAATACATTATTTTTAATGTTAACGATATTAGACAATTAAATTTTCAGTGTGTTATGATATCTGCTTTTTCACCGGCGTATTTCAGTATCGATTATTGACTAACCTTGTACTGTGAAGACCTGTTGGGAGTATTGCCTTTCAACGAGAAATATTATGGTGTTGATGGCGCTGTGTGAAAGGTCTCCATCACGTGTTGCCTGCAGGATGCCCGCAACTTCTATTGTGCTGCACTGACTAAAATACCACCTAAACCCGGACAGATTGGGAGAGGTAAACGAGGTGAGAGACGATTGTCAACAAAGGACTTTTTAAATAATCATTACAATAAATTGAATAAACACTTTTGaaaatagtgtgtgtgttcaaaaATACAGAGTTGGGCTCTTTCATTGGGAAATGTTAATATTTTCCTGTGGCTTGACTGGACACAGCATGTATAATATTCACTTTTCCATGAGTAGAGATATAGAGGGCGTTGTATGAAATCCACCATCTTAGTTTGACTGACAATCTGAGTGAATCCTCACAATTTCGTGTTTTCTTCTAATCGCCAGTTGTCATTGAAGATGACAGAATAGAAGACGAGCTGAAGGACCCAGCAGAAAAAACACCTGCCTGTGTCAAGAATATCCCAAAAGAAGGTTGGAAGCACaaaaatactgtaggcctactatcCTTGCTCAGCAAAAAAAGCACTTTGGTATGTTCtcgttttgtatttatttcagtGATGCCTATTAGTCCATGCTTCCAAACAGAAAAGAACTGTGAAATCACTTCACTTTGTCATTTGCTTTTAAAGCACATGTTATAGAACCTCATTAATTGATCCATTCTAAATGATTGATTAATGATATGGAAATTATTCCCCAATGCAAAGGATCCTAAACTTGATCCTAAACTTGCTCTTGTTTTTACTCTATCTTGGCTGATTATTTTGCTACTGTACATTACTGTTCAGTCTTGCAAAGTTTCAGTACTTTTGTACAAAATGTTAAAACTGTGTTAATGTGTTTTTCACCTTTAATAGCATA of the Oncorhynchus kisutch isolate 150728-3 linkage group LG17, Okis_V2, whole genome shotgun sequence genome contains:
- the LOC116354365 gene encoding LOW QUALITY PROTEIN: calcium/calmodulin-dependent protein kinase II inhibitor 2 (The sequence of the model RefSeq protein was modified relative to this genomic sequence to represent the inferred CDS: substituted 1 base at 1 genomic stop codon), which gives rise to MDLHLLGVLPFNEKYYGVDGAVXKVSITCCLQDARNFYCAALTKIPPKPGQIGRGKRVVIEDDRIEDELKDPAEKTPACVKNIPKEALYACFN